One region of Vulpes vulpes isolate BD-2025 unplaced genomic scaffold, VulVul3 u000000657, whole genome shotgun sequence genomic DNA includes:
- the TEX261 gene encoding protein TEX261 isoform X2 — MSKLLDPCQRQEEVAFSTAVLIGLYVFERFPTFMIGVGLFTNLVYFGLLQTFPFIMLTSPNFILSCGLVVVNHYLAFQFFAEEYYPFSEVLAYFTFCLWIIPFAFFVSLSAGENVLPSTMQPGDDVVSNYFTKGKRGKRLGILVVFSFIKEAILPSRQKIY; from the exons ATGTCGAAGCTGCTAGATCCCTGCCAGCGGCAGGAAGAGGTGGCG TTCTCCACAGCTGTGCTGATTGGCCTCTACGTTTTTGAGCGCTTCCCCACCTTCATGATTGGCGTGGGCCTCTTCACCAACCTCGTCTACTTTGGCCTCCTCCAGACCTTCCCTTTCATCATGCTGACCTCGCCGAACTTCATCCTTTCGTGTG GGCTAGTGGTGGTGAATCATTACCTAGCATTTCAGTTTTTTGCAGAGGAATATTATCCTTTCTCAGAG GTCCTGGCCTATTTCACTTTCTGTCTGTGGATCATCCCGTTTGCATTCTTTGTGTCACTGTCGGCTGGGGAAAACGTCCTGCCCTCCACCATGCAGCCAGGAG ATGACGTGGTCTCCAATTACTTCACCAAAGGCAAGCGGGGCAAACGCTTAGGGATCCTGGTTGTCTTCTCCTTCATCAAAGAGGCCATTCTTCCCAGTCGTCAGAAGATATACTGA
- the TEX261 gene encoding protein TEX261 isoform X1 has product MWFMYVLSWLSLCVQVAFITLAVAAGLYYLAELIEEYTVATSRIIKYMIWFSTAVLIGLYVFERFPTFMIGVGLFTNLVYFGLLQTFPFIMLTSPNFILSCGLVVVNHYLAFQFFAEEYYPFSEVLAYFTFCLWIIPFAFFVSLSAGENVLPSTMQPGDDVVSNYFTKGKRGKRLGILVVFSFIKEAILPSRQKIY; this is encoded by the exons atGTGGTTCATGTACGTGCTGAGCTGGCTGTCGCTCTGCGTCCAGGTGGCCTTCATCACTTTGGCCGTCG cGGCCGGACTCTACTACCTGGCGGAGCTGATAGAGGAGTACACGGTGGCCACCAGCAGGATCATAAAGTACATGATCTGG TTCTCCACAGCTGTGCTGATTGGCCTCTACGTTTTTGAGCGCTTCCCCACCTTCATGATTGGCGTGGGCCTCTTCACCAACCTCGTCTACTTTGGCCTCCTCCAGACCTTCCCTTTCATCATGCTGACCTCGCCGAACTTCATCCTTTCGTGTG GGCTAGTGGTGGTGAATCATTACCTAGCATTTCAGTTTTTTGCAGAGGAATATTATCCTTTCTCAGAG GTCCTGGCCTATTTCACTTTCTGTCTGTGGATCATCCCGTTTGCATTCTTTGTGTCACTGTCGGCTGGGGAAAACGTCCTGCCCTCCACCATGCAGCCAGGAG ATGACGTGGTCTCCAATTACTTCACCAAAGGCAAGCGGGGCAAACGCTTAGGGATCCTGGTTGTCTTCTCCTTCATCAAAGAGGCCATTCTTCCCAGTCGTCAGAAGATATACTGA
- the ANKRD53 gene encoding ankyrin repeat domain-containing protein 53, whose amino-acid sequence MTSPSPSRKPLCRAGRPDPDAACRPASPLPTLHSCTLTRPDDAWDQSAIGGYYELFAAALGNLEWLRFCLSRDHEEIPADDKGFTAIHFAAQSGKLACLQVLVEEYNFPVDLPTNNGQTPLHLVIHGDNKTMTLPCIHYLLKQGAALNTQTRDGSTPLHMAAFQGLLSCVKVLVQNGADVHARDATGCKPIDYCKIWNHRDCARFLKDAMWRRDKKDFACEMKKLKRLKDQLIFMEQDYLTEYQKEHQILREADFKEWLRCKQPLRGQSLIRNAKPAPGAPPQAITVSKTPKHKGPPKSFYPSPEARLRQTPALQLQPVGTPTPTYTKPTVRRPKSWNVSNNPARSPTAQIGYPQGIRLGVHPDPSPDHDFRSFLEVRPDGHGGAQLCTVAGSRVAPVPQLPFEVMVQELYPSARPYRMRAPQGFRSVSMRDVPQKRHLGDNFWTDTLAMNLRETFDEAFLAAVRTHQGLPTLPSLKSPP is encoded by the exons ATGACGTCT CCCTCACCCTCACGCAAGCCCCTTTGCAGGGCGGGCCGCCCAGACCCCGACGCTGCTTGCCGGcctgcctccccactccccaccctccactcctGCACCCTCACTCGCCCCGACGACGCGTGGGACCAGAGTGCCATTGGGGGCTACTATGAGTTGTTTGCCGCCGCACTGGGCAACCTGGAATGGTTGCGCTTCTGTCTGAGTCGGGACCATGAGGAAATTCCAGCCGATGACAAG GGCTTCACTGCCATCCACTTTGCAGCCCAGAGTGGCAAGCTTGCGTGCCTGCAGGTCTTGGTAGAGGAGTACAATTTTCCTGTGGACCTGCCCACCAACAATGGACAGACACCCCTGCACCTGGTCATCCACGGGGACAACAAGACCATGACCCTCCCCTGCATTCACTATCTGCTTAAGCAAGGGGCGGCCCTCAACAC TCAGACACGCGATGGCTCTACTCCCCTCCACATGGCAGCCTTCCAAGGCCTGCTGAGCTGTGTGAAGGTGCTGGTGCAAAATGGTGCCGATGTCCATGCCCGAGATGCCACGGGCTGCAAGCCCATCGACTACTGCAAAATATGGAACCACCGCGACTGTGCCCG GTTCTTGAAGGATGCGATGTGGAGACGGGACAAGAAGGACTTTGCTTgtgagatgaagaaactgaagaggcTCAAGGACCAGCTGATCTTCATGGAACAGGACTACCTGACTGAATATCAG AAAGAGCACCAAATTCTGAGAGAAGCCGACTTCAAGGAGTGGCTCCGTTGCAAGCAGCCGCTCCGAGGCCAGTCCCTGATCCGCAATGCCAAGCCAGCGCCTGGTGCCCCACCCCAGGCGATCACCGTGTCCAAGACCCCCAAGCACAAGGGGCCCCCCAAGAGCTTCTACCCCTCCCCGGAGGCACGCCTGCGGCAGACACCAGCGCTGCAGCTGCAGCCCGTGGGGACACCCACACCCACGTACACGAAACCCACGGTCAGGCGGCCCAAGTCGTGGAATGTGAGCAACAACCCAGCCAGATCACCCACCGCCCAGATTGGCTACCCACAGGGCATCCGTCTGGGTGTGCACCCAGACCCCAGCCCGGATCACGACTTCCGCAGCTTCCTGGAGGTGAGGCCCGACGGGCACGGTGGGGCACAACTGTGCACGGTGGCCGGCAGCCGGGTGGCACCTGTGCCCCAGCTGCCCTTCGAGGTGATGGTGCAAGAGCTGTACCCTTCAGCGCGGCCGTACAGGATGAGAGCGCCCCAGGGCTTTCGCTCCGTCAGCATGAGGGACGTGCCCCAGAAGCGGCACTTGGGGGACAACTTCTGGACCGACACTCTGGCCATGAACCTGCGCGAGACATTTGATGAAGCCTTCCTGGCAGCTGTGCGAACCCATCAAGGgctccccactctgccctcccTCAAAAGCCCCCCATAA